A stretch of DNA from Arachis hypogaea cultivar Tifrunner chromosome 19, arahy.Tifrunner.gnm2.J5K5, whole genome shotgun sequence:
tgaatgccgccatcattctagcttacgccacgaagattctggttaggagatctaagagatactcattctagcttaattcatgtagaacagaagtgtttgtcaggcacgcgttcataagggagaaggatgatgagcgtcacacataatcatcaccttcatcacgttcttgggtgcgaatggatatcttagaagcgaaataagaagaattgaatagaaaacagtagtactttgcattaatctttgaggaacagcagagctccacaccttaatctatggagtgtagaaactctaccgttgaaaatacataagtgaaggtccaggcatggccgagatggccagccccctaaaacgtgatcaatagtctcctaagatgaagaatggattaaaactgagaccaaagatgcctaatacaatagtaagaggtcctatttataataaactagctactagggtttacatgagtaagtatttgatgtataaatccacttccggggcccacttggtgtgtgtttgggctgagcttaagtgttgcacgtgcagaggccatttgtggagttgaacgccagtttttgtgccagtttgggcgttcaactctggttttggatccttttctggcgctggacgccagatttgggtagaaagctggcgttgaacgccagtttacgtcgtcaattcttggccaaagtatggactattatatattgctggaaagccctggatgtctactttccaacgcaattggaagcgcgccatttcgagttctgtagctccagagaatccactttgagtgcaaggaggtcagagtccaacagcatcagcagtcattcttcaacctctgaatcagatttttgctcaagtccctcaatttcagccagaaaatacctgaaatcacagaaaaacacacaaactcatagtaaagtccagaaatgtgaatttaacataaaaaccaatgaaaacatccctaaaagtaactagatcctactaaaaataatattatttaatattatattaaataatatatatattaaaaataatatatatattaaaaataatataatattaaataatattatttaatattatattatttttaatatatatatcatgaatattttttaaatccaacCCTATCCCACCTCACCAAAAACTCGTCTCGCACCGAATAAAAATAGGTCGAATATATTTGAATTTGGATAGTATTACCATGcctaataacaacaataacaaaaagtGTGATTCTCTTTcctctattattttttctttagtttttcaaAAGTACTTACCACCGAAAACAATAACTAATCACTTTGCGAGCAACTTTATCTGCTATACGATGCTTTACATTCCTAACGTTTGTCATTTATTTAACAATTTATATAAAGACAACTGCAAATgagtttctattttattatattcaaccATGTTACATAAATAAtacaatacaaaatatatattaaaaataaattaaataatataaatatttataaataaatatattgtggTGGATTATTTACTTACCCACGGTGATACTCCTATGAATTTGAgtgcttattttttttaagttaaaagagctagaccaaaaaaaaaaaaaaaaaaaaaatagatacaaACAAACTGGATAAAGTAGCAATAATAATTAACCAACTTGAACTTAGGTCGATTTAATAATCAACTACTAATATATTTAAGTAAGTATTaggaattgaaattttgatttgtacatataataatttattgactaaacaaaaaattttttaaataaaatttcaatctaCGTCGAATTAACCCTTAAATTATcaaattgaaaaatatcatacacaacaaaaaataacaataataatttaactcaTTATTTTTTgagataacaataataaattgTGCAATCCAAGTGCAATAAAAGTTGCGTGATTAGAGCAGGAATATTATATGCTCAAtaactattattattttaaattagtatttaactaataataattcatttttatagttataaaaatttattcatataaaaatatatgatttatatttatatttaataagatTTATgcacataaattaatataatttatatttatatttattaaaaataatttaatatttgtgttTGCGGTAATTCAAATTACTAAAAATTTTTGGGTGGGCATGGGTGGCCCAAGTAAATGGGAAGGGGTCGGGTTGACCCGAACGAAGAAGACACTTTACCCGGAAGTCCGTTATCCAGAAGCAGGAATCATCCATCATCATTCATCGATCAGCGAGCACAACTGcacaagaaagagagaagaagaggcaATGGCGCTGCAAGCTCACTCTCCTTCACGCTTACTCTTACACTCGCAGTCTCGGTTACAGTCACCTTTATCCACCATAACACAAACTCCTTCCACTCTCACAGTCTCACTCACTGCCGCCTTCAACCCCAAACCCCTCACTCTCTCTTTCTCACGGCGTCGGGAGAGGAGTAATACGGTGTCCCCAGTGGTGGAGGAAAGCCAGGAGAGTTCCGAACCGGAAgcggaagcagaagcagaagagaAAGAAGTGACGGTGGCCGAAGAGCTGAAGAAGGCGATGcaggagagaagagagaaagaaggagaagaagagttttgggGCGGAGTAGGGCGAGAGATCAGGGAGATCGAGTGGCCACCCTTTGGGAAGGTGCTGGGCACCACCAGCGTTGTTATCAGCGTCATCTTTGGTTCCAGCGTCGTTTTGCTCACTCTCAATGCTCTTCTCGCTGAGCTTTCTGACCGTGTTTTCGCCGGCAAAGGGGTTCAGGATTTCTTCACCTAAGTCACTCATAGCCAATCAAAATGCTTGCTTTGGTGAGTCGCTATATCACTGCCAACCCTTCATGTAACTTCTAAAGTTTAGGGTTATGATATTATATTGTTATTGAATTCATTTTTGTTACACTAGTTCCTGTATTAAGAAACTGAATGTAAAGTTTTGATATATAGATAGAatgattttatcttatctttcatCAATTAAGTAAGgctttgaaaaatgaaaaatgacaACTTAACATAATTGTTCAAGATTCAAAATTTCCTTATTCAAGTATTTTCAAGCAAAATTTATGGCAGAATCACAGACAATAGTTTTTTTAGGATCACTAGCTACGTCTATTCGATCCTATGTCATTTCAGCCGTTGTTGCTGTGATTATCAACAATGTTGCTGCTGCTTGGGTGCCATCGGCGTTGCTGCAGCTGCCACGGATTAGGATAAAGGGTTTGTTGCATTTAACAATTTTTACGAGTTTCAACTGATAGAGGGATGAATTTTAAATTAGAGCTCTCAATTTATGACTGCCTATAAAGTTTAATTAATAAGTGCACACAAGTTAATAATGGTCTAATGGTTTGATTATTTTATTGACTCTTGATTATAATTTGGCTGTGGTTGTGTTGTGTTtaatgttttggttgatttgattttgattgcTAGTAAATGAACTAAGTTGCTGTCTTGTTGTTAAAGATGGTGAATTAGGAACTAGGAGGGTCAAATTGAGTTAGAATGACAATTAACCTCTTTCAAACTTTTAGAAAACTTTTAGAATTGAATTAGAATGTGTTTAAAGAATTGGAATCAATTTGGAAGTAAGATTAGTTGCTTAGCTTGTGCAAAAGGGACTGGCGGATTAGAAATCCGAAAAATGGGTAAAACTAGTAATTTGGAATATTCAGGGCAAATTGACTTTTTGAGGCAAATTTCAATTGGTAGAATATGACTACTAAACTTGGTTTCAGTCTTTGAAAGTAGCTAAATTGGATTTTGGGTTTAGGTTCCTTAAAATGCAAAAACAGTTTATGCAGAAATTATGCAGAGAATCCAACAATTTCGTGAATTTACTGCTTTCACCTTAGAAGTTCAATTGGTGTGaaaccaattttaaataaaacttttatAAACCTAGTTTGTtgtcaaaaaatttaagaattgttGGAGTTATGTTTAGGAGATATGAACTTTTGAAATCTGACACTATGCAGTAAAAACTAGATTTCAGTTTTCAAACAGCTAAATTTCCATGTTCATAACTCCCAATTCTGAATATATTGAGTTGCAACCAATTGCAAATAAAAGCTTTGTATGTCTGGTATGTCTAGTTCAAATCTCAGGGTGATCTAAGTTTTAATGAGTGAAATTATGCAACTTGGAAGAAGCCGTGTTCACTAGTTTTTCAAAACAGGATTATGCAGAAATAGAACCAACTTCCAAGGTACATAACTATCTTATCAGGAATGATATCAATCTGGAACCAATTGCAAAAGAAACCTAGATAAGTCTAGTTGAACCATGTACCATATCAATTTTTAGAGTTAGTGGATTAAAACtggatttatataaaattttgaatttgatattGGTGCTGTCTTTTCTAGTTTTTGGAAGTACAGAACAACATTTTtgtaaaaatcatataaaatccataTTAGATCAGAATGCGTTGGGATCAAAAAGTGGTGAAAGGTGGTTGTGTCTGGTGTTATAGTATGAAATTTTACTTGGTTTCGTTAATTGTAGAATTTAGTGTAAATTATTAAATAAGGACTGTTTCACTGGTTTTCTGATATTGTTTTAAAAAAACAGGACAACACTTTCAAAATTTGTAACGAATTCTAAAAGGCTTGGATTTATGTGAGTCCAAACTAAAATGAAGTTTAGTGTCCTTAGGATACTTATATTAAAGAAACGGGCTAGTGCACATTTGTTACGCGATACTTAGAAACATTGTAAGGAAACAAGGTGTAGTGCTGCCTCGGTTTTCCCCTCATTTCTGGGGCTAGAGTGATCAGAAAATTGTGATTTTTAGCTTGTTTGAAACCTTAGTCCGAGACTATAatgcacggacactgacacgAATACGGAATACGACACAGGATACGCGGACAcacaaattttgaaattttataagACACGGGGAcacgacatatatataaaatataaaatattttttagataaattacaataaattttttatattttattagtattaaaatataaaataattatttttaatgtatttttttaactatataaaagtatttaaaatattttttgttttaataaacaataatatatattatttcaaaactcatttcaagaatacatgttaaaaatAAGGCTGGACACGCTGACAGTCtgacacgtgatgatatttaggtgtgtccaagta
This window harbors:
- the LOC112779450 gene encoding uncharacterized protein, which translates into the protein MALQAHSPSRLLLHSQSRLQSPLSTITQTPSTLTVSLTAAFNPKPLTLSFSRRRERSNTVSPVVEESQESSEPEAEAEAEEKEVTVAEELKKAMQERREKEGEEEFWGGVGREIREIEWPPFGKVLGTTSVVISVIFGSSVVLLTLNALLAELSDRVFAGKGVQDFFT